One window of Nocardia sp. NBC_00508 genomic DNA carries:
- a CDS encoding sensor histidine kinase produces the protein MRRFSLWLRGQPIVADSMLAAVLLVLEVVGVGNAHNKLAYLAIGVLLPLPVVLRRVYPRTMAVATLALALAVSLVGFLTEEDADHIALLSVGIMLYTLVAYVGRREGLLFGLGLVADLMLSSAAMGRPSGSDIIFTAMYYALCWTLAEFIGARHAYDAEVAARLAVADNDKERRAHDAVSAERTRIARELHDVVAHAVSVIIVQADGARYALRRDPDAAEQALTTIASTGREALRELRRTVALLRTEHAPDQLPQHGTAGIAKAVEMMRGTGLAVELELTGELDDIAPEVSLGVLRIVQESLTNTLRHAGPHPKAWVRVRRADSDVLIDVTDSGGLPLHEPATRIEGSGLGLVGMRERVAVLGGSLDVGPAADGAWRVHASIPLRPGPAE, from the coding sequence GTGCGTCGGTTCAGCCTGTGGCTTCGTGGCCAGCCCATCGTCGCCGATTCGATGCTGGCGGCGGTGCTTCTGGTGCTCGAGGTCGTCGGGGTCGGCAACGCACACAACAAGCTCGCCTACCTGGCCATCGGCGTGCTGCTTCCGCTTCCGGTGGTGTTGCGCCGGGTGTACCCACGGACCATGGCGGTCGCCACGCTGGCGCTGGCGCTGGCCGTGTCGCTGGTGGGTTTCCTGACCGAGGAGGACGCCGACCACATCGCGCTGCTGTCGGTGGGCATCATGCTCTACACGCTGGTGGCCTACGTCGGGCGGCGCGAGGGACTGTTGTTCGGGCTCGGCCTGGTGGCGGATCTCATGCTCTCGAGCGCGGCGATGGGCCGGCCCTCCGGGTCCGACATCATCTTCACGGCCATGTACTACGCGCTGTGCTGGACGCTCGCGGAGTTCATCGGCGCTCGGCACGCCTACGACGCCGAGGTCGCCGCGCGTCTCGCGGTCGCCGACAACGACAAGGAGCGCCGTGCGCACGACGCCGTCTCGGCCGAACGCACGCGCATCGCCCGGGAACTGCACGACGTGGTCGCGCACGCGGTGAGCGTGATCATCGTGCAGGCAGACGGCGCGAGGTACGCGCTGCGCCGCGACCCGGACGCGGCCGAGCAGGCGCTCACCACCATCGCGAGCACCGGCCGCGAGGCGCTGCGCGAACTGCGCAGAACCGTGGCCCTGCTGCGCACCGAGCACGCGCCCGACCAGCTGCCCCAGCACGGCACCGCGGGCATCGCCAAGGCCGTGGAGATGATGCGCGGCACCGGTCTCGCCGTGGAACTCGAGCTGACCGGCGAACTGGACGACATCGCTCCCGAGGTCAGTCTCGGCGTGCTTCGCATCGTGCAGGAATCGCTGACCAACACGCTGCGGCACGCCGGCCCGCACCCGAAAGCGTGGGTGCGGGTGCGCCGCGCCGACTCCGATGTGTTGATCGACGTCACCGACAGCGGCGGGCTGCCGCTGCATGAACCGGCCACCCGTATCGAGGGCAGCGGGCTCGGGTTGGTCGGGATGCGCGAGCGCGTCGCCGTACTGGGCGGCAGTCTGGACGTGGGCCCCGCCGCCGATGGCGCCTGGCGAGTGCACGCGAGCATTCCGCTACGCCCGGGCCCGGCGGAGTGA
- a CDS encoding PadR family transcriptional regulator, whose product MTSSDRKEFAMSAVRLLVLGVMRLRQPTHGYAVRRELLSWRAETWTNVKPGSIYHALKQLTHEGKLSPFGTQDSDQGPGRTLFQMTEAGEAEFRRLMDEALVSVDMEELGAGIAFMDALPRAHVIEKLREQRRRSEEVCTSLLTMIPDFPGRYEAPHATDLLELWSGVFENLSGWTEAVLTRLEAGEYRMSDQVQADPN is encoded by the coding sequence ATGACGAGTTCCGACCGGAAGGAGTTCGCCATGTCGGCCGTGCGCCTCTTGGTGCTGGGAGTGATGCGCCTGCGTCAGCCGACCCACGGCTATGCCGTGCGCCGGGAGTTGCTGTCCTGGCGTGCCGAGACCTGGACGAACGTGAAACCCGGGTCGATCTACCACGCGCTCAAACAACTCACGCACGAGGGTAAGTTGAGCCCGTTCGGCACCCAGGACAGCGATCAGGGGCCAGGACGCACCCTGTTCCAGATGACCGAGGCGGGCGAGGCCGAGTTCCGCAGGCTCATGGACGAGGCGCTGGTCAGCGTCGACATGGAGGAACTCGGCGCGGGCATCGCGTTCATGGACGCGCTGCCCAGGGCGCATGTGATCGAGAAGTTGCGCGAACAGCGCCGCCGCAGTGAGGAAGTGTGCACCAGTCTGCTCACCATGATCCCCGACTTCCCCGGGCGATACGAGGCGCCACACGCGACCGACCTGCTGGAGTTGTGGAGCGGCGTCTTCGAGAATCTGTCGGGGTGGACCGAGGCGGTGTTGACGCGACTGGAAGCGGGGGAGTACCGAATGTCGGACCAGGTACAGGCTGATCCGAACTGA
- a CDS encoding TldD/PmbA family protein — protein MLVRVSIATSKDVDAEFLDLPLAALAGAALSAAAAAGAEHADLRVHRLVTQSIRLRDGRVEAVTDSTELGFAVRVIVDGTWGFASHAALTPDIAAEVARTAVTVATTLRALNRERVELAPEPRYADVRWVSDYDLDPFSVPTGEKVALLQDYSERLSHADGVDHVTASVLQVKEQTFYADTAGSSITQQRVRLHPSLEAITVDTATGVFETMRTLAAPAGRGWEYVTGADGIRDWDGELARIPEWLAEKVKAPSVQAGPTDLVIDPTNLWLTIHESIGHATEYDRAIGYESAYAGTSFATPDKLGTLRYGTRIMHVTGDRTEAHGLASVGYDDEGVAGQRWDLVRDGILVGYQLDRVFAPRLGLERSNGCSYADSAHHVPIQRMANVSLQPDPVRDTSTEELISRVDDGIYIVGDKSWSIDMQRYNFQFTGQRFFRIRGGKLDGQLRDVAYQATTTDFWGAMEAVGGPSTWQLGGAFNCGKAQPGQVASVSHGCPSILVRGVNVLNTRTEAGQ, from the coding sequence ATGTTGGTGCGGGTGAGCATCGCGACTTCCAAAGACGTGGACGCCGAGTTCCTCGATCTTCCACTGGCCGCGCTCGCCGGCGCCGCGCTCAGCGCGGCCGCGGCAGCCGGCGCCGAGCACGCCGATCTCCGGGTGCACCGATTGGTCACCCAGTCGATCCGATTGCGCGACGGCCGCGTGGAGGCCGTCACCGACAGCACCGAGCTCGGCTTCGCCGTGCGCGTGATCGTGGACGGCACTTGGGGTTTCGCGTCACACGCCGCGCTCACACCCGACATCGCCGCCGAGGTGGCCCGCACCGCGGTCACCGTCGCCACCACGCTGCGCGCGCTCAACCGGGAGCGCGTCGAGCTCGCCCCCGAGCCGCGCTACGCCGACGTGCGTTGGGTCTCCGACTACGACCTCGACCCGTTCAGCGTGCCGACCGGCGAGAAGGTCGCTCTGCTGCAGGATTATTCGGAGCGGCTGTCGCACGCCGACGGGGTCGATCACGTCACCGCGAGTGTGCTGCAGGTCAAGGAGCAGACCTTCTACGCCGACACCGCCGGGTCGTCGATCACCCAGCAGCGGGTCCGGCTGCATCCCAGTCTCGAGGCCATTACGGTGGACACCGCGACCGGAGTGTTCGAGACGATGCGCACGCTGGCCGCACCGGCCGGCCGCGGGTGGGAGTACGTCACCGGCGCCGACGGAATCCGGGACTGGGACGGCGAACTCGCGCGGATCCCGGAGTGGCTGGCCGAGAAGGTGAAGGCGCCCAGCGTGCAGGCCGGGCCGACCGATCTCGTCATCGATCCGACCAATCTGTGGCTGACCATCCACGAATCCATCGGCCACGCCACCGAGTACGACCGCGCCATCGGCTACGAATCCGCCTACGCGGGCACCTCGTTCGCGACGCCGGACAAACTGGGCACGCTGCGCTACGGGACCCGGATCATGCACGTGACCGGTGACCGCACCGAAGCGCACGGCCTGGCCAGTGTCGGTTACGACGACGAAGGGGTCGCCGGGCAGCGGTGGGACCTGGTTCGCGACGGCATCCTGGTCGGGTATCAACTGGACCGGGTGTTCGCCCCGCGGCTGGGCCTGGAGCGATCCAACGGTTGCTCGTACGCGGACTCGGCCCACCACGTGCCGATCCAGCGGATGGCCAACGTCTCGCTGCAACCCGACCCCGTCCGCGACACCAGTACCGAGGAGCTGATCTCCCGCGTGGACGACGGCATCTACATCGTCGGCGACAAGTCGTGGTCGATCGACATGCAGCGCTACAACTTCCAGTTCACCGGTCAGCGGTTCTTCCGCATCCGCGGCGGCAAGCTGGACGGCCAGCTGCGCGACGTCGCCTACCAGGCCACCACCACCGACTTCTGGGGTGCGATGGAGGCGGTCGGCGGACCGTCCACCTGGCAGCTCGGCGGGGCGTTCAACTGCGGCAAAGCACAGCCCGGCCAGGTCGCGTCGGTCAGCCACGGCTGCCCGTCGATCCTGGTGCGCGGCGTCAATGTTCTCAACACCCGGACGGAGGCCGGCCAGTGA
- a CDS encoding TetR/AcrR family transcriptional regulator: MPPSALRDRKRERTRRAILEAAAELFETSGYEDTTVADIAAAADVGTRTFFNYFGSKEELLFPESDERVRAAVAAIASRRPGERPVEVLLRALRAAGDNPGEHLIDDLSARIAALRAKVSRTVPAVSGRAAHAQLVAQREIARQLHGAFPAELDEVGAAALVGAVVGAVSGALTVLFQQPVAGAEEGERLHRRIHETTSRVLQPWLATHHVEPVG, translated from the coding sequence GTGCCGCCATCCGCTCTCCGTGACCGCAAGCGCGAACGTACCCGCCGAGCCATCCTCGAAGCCGCAGCCGAACTGTTCGAAACCAGCGGCTACGAGGACACGACGGTGGCCGACATCGCCGCCGCTGCGGACGTCGGCACGCGGACGTTCTTCAACTATTTCGGCAGCAAGGAAGAGCTGCTCTTCCCGGAATCCGACGAGCGGGTGCGCGCCGCGGTGGCCGCAATCGCCAGCAGGCGCCCCGGAGAGCGTCCGGTGGAGGTCTTGCTGCGCGCGTTGCGCGCCGCGGGCGACAACCCGGGCGAACACCTCATCGACGACCTTTCCGCCCGGATCGCGGCGCTGCGCGCCAAGGTCTCGCGAACCGTGCCCGCGGTGAGCGGCCGCGCCGCGCACGCCCAGCTGGTCGCGCAGCGCGAGATCGCCAGGCAGCTGCACGGCGCGTTCCCTGCCGAACTCGACGAGGTGGGCGCCGCCGCGCTGGTCGGCGCGGTGGTCGGAGCGGTGTCGGGTGCGCTGACCGTGTTGTTCCAGCAGCCGGTCGCCGGTGCCGAGGAGGGCGAGCGTCTGCACCGCCGAATTCACGAGACCACGTCGCGCGTGCTGCAACCCTGGCTGGCCACCCATCACGTCGAACCGGTGGGCTGA
- a CDS encoding FxsA family protein, producing MAALLFVLYVVVEIAALVAVGQLIGVMPTILVLIAGSAAGMLLVGSQGRRVFEQFRRAGRGEVAPGTAVADGALVATGGVLMFVPGLVTSLLGLLLLLPPTRFLVRPLVTAFAARRFGRLAAAAPYRGVVIDGDEVIDGVVVRQWYDDGQGDARRVINPS from the coding sequence ATGGCCGCGTTGTTGTTCGTGCTGTACGTCGTCGTCGAGATCGCCGCGCTGGTCGCGGTCGGCCAGCTGATCGGCGTCATGCCGACGATTCTGGTGCTGATCGCCGGGTCGGCCGCGGGCATGCTGCTGGTCGGCTCGCAGGGGCGTCGGGTGTTCGAGCAGTTCCGGCGGGCCGGTCGCGGAGAAGTCGCGCCGGGCACCGCCGTGGCCGACGGCGCGCTGGTCGCCACGGGTGGCGTGCTGATGTTCGTGCCCGGCCTGGTCACCTCACTGCTCGGTCTGCTTCTGCTGCTGCCCCCGACGCGGTTTCTGGTGCGTCCGCTGGTCACGGCGTTCGCGGCGCGGCGCTTCGGCAGGCTCGCCGCCGCCGCGCCCTATCGCGGCGTGGTCATAGACGGCGATGAGGTGATCGACGGCGTCGTGGTGCGGCAGTGGTACGACGACGGGCAGGGCGATGCCCGCCGCGTCATCAACCCGTCCTGA
- a CDS encoding metallopeptidase TldD-related protein, producing MTDELFPASATVERALALSTADETIVIVRDEHEASLRWAGNSMTTNGSSVSRSWAVISVFREGPRLARVGTVASTSVDPDAIAAVVRAGEEAARSAEPARDAMPLLEPDAVDDDWSAAAGGTGIEVFTDLADDLAAGFDGADRLYGFAHHQVHTTWLGTSTGIRRRFVQPTGSVEINGKRGADADLASAWAGVGTKDFTDVDVTGLLAELSLRLDWAKRKVELPAGRYETLLPPSTVADLMIYLAWSMEGRGAHEGHTAFARPGGTRVGERLTGIPLTLYSDPYAPGLEYRPFVAATASSESMSVFDNGMPAERVDWLRDGVISALVYPRATAAEFDAPATVPGENLLLTGGSDATIDEMIARTERGLLLTTLWYIREVDPATLLLTGLTRDGVYLVENGEVTAAVNNFRFNESPLDLLRRVTDAGATEITLPREWKDWFTRTAMPPLRIPDFHMSSVSQAT from the coding sequence GTGACCGACGAGCTGTTCCCCGCGAGCGCGACCGTGGAGCGGGCGCTCGCACTGTCCACCGCCGACGAGACGATAGTGATCGTCCGCGACGAGCACGAGGCATCGCTGCGCTGGGCCGGGAACTCGATGACCACCAACGGGTCGTCGGTGTCCAGGAGCTGGGCGGTGATCTCGGTGTTCCGCGAGGGGCCGAGGCTCGCGCGGGTCGGCACGGTCGCCTCGACCAGTGTGGATCCCGATGCCATCGCGGCGGTGGTGCGGGCCGGCGAGGAGGCCGCGCGCAGCGCCGAACCCGCCAGGGACGCCATGCCGCTGCTCGAGCCGGACGCGGTCGACGATGACTGGTCGGCCGCGGCGGGCGGCACCGGCATCGAGGTGTTCACCGATCTCGCCGACGACTTGGCCGCCGGTTTCGACGGCGCCGATCGCCTGTACGGTTTCGCCCACCATCAGGTGCACACCACTTGGCTGGGCACCTCGACCGGCATCCGCCGCCGCTTCGTGCAACCCACCGGTTCGGTGGAGATCAACGGCAAACGCGGCGCGGACGCCGATCTGGCCAGCGCGTGGGCCGGCGTGGGAACCAAGGACTTCACCGATGTCGACGTGACCGGCCTGCTCGCCGAGCTGTCCCTGCGCCTGGACTGGGCCAAGCGCAAGGTCGAGTTGCCCGCGGGCCGCTACGAAACCCTGCTGCCGCCATCCACCGTCGCCGACCTGATGATCTACCTGGCCTGGTCGATGGAAGGCCGCGGCGCGCACGAGGGTCACACCGCCTTCGCACGGCCGGGCGGAACGCGGGTCGGCGAGCGCCTGACCGGCATTCCGCTCACGCTCTACTCGGACCCCTACGCGCCCGGCTTGGAGTATCGCCCGTTCGTCGCGGCGACCGCGTCGTCGGAGTCGATGTCGGTGTTCGACAACGGCATGCCCGCCGAGCGCGTCGACTGGCTGCGCGACGGTGTGATCTCCGCGCTGGTCTACCCGCGCGCCACGGCCGCCGAGTTCGACGCCCCTGCCACGGTTCCCGGGGAGAATCTGCTGCTCACCGGGGGTTCCGACGCGACAATCGATGAGATGATCGCCCGCACCGAACGCGGCCTGCTGCTGACGACGCTGTGGTACATCCGCGAGGTCGATCCGGCGACGCTGCTGCTCACCGGCCTCACCCGCGACGGGGTGTATCTCGTGGAGAACGGAGAGGTCACCGCCGCGGTGAACAATTTCCGGTTCAACGAGAGCCCGCTGGATCTGCTCCGGCGCGTGACCGATGCGGGCGCCACCGAGATCACGCTGCCGCGCGAATGGAAGGACTGGTTCACCCGAACCGCTATGCCGCCGTTGCGTATTCCCGACTTCCACATGTCCTCGGTCAGCCAGGCGACCTGA
- a CDS encoding TSUP family transporter — protein sequence MEIGDWAVLLTAATAAGWVDAVVGGGGLIILPTLFVVAPGIAPQTALGTNKLASVAGTSAAVATFARKVPMRWRVLLPAAVIAAVAAVGGAAAVSLIDRELFIPIVMVVLVGVAIFVTVRPSIGLTLATHPPTRRKVILTVALAAGLIGFYDGLLGPGTGTFLIITFATLLGTEFVRAAAMAKVLNCGSNIGALLFFGATGHILWALGAAMAAANVLGAVIGSRMALRKGAEFVRVVLLVVVIAMVIRLGWQQFG from the coding sequence GTGGAGATCGGTGACTGGGCGGTTCTGTTGACGGCGGCGACGGCTGCGGGGTGGGTGGACGCGGTGGTGGGCGGCGGCGGGCTGATCATCCTGCCCACGCTGTTCGTGGTGGCGCCCGGCATCGCGCCGCAGACCGCGCTCGGCACCAACAAGCTCGCCTCGGTCGCCGGCACGAGCGCCGCGGTGGCGACCTTCGCGCGCAAGGTGCCGATGCGCTGGCGGGTGCTGCTGCCCGCCGCGGTGATCGCCGCCGTGGCGGCGGTGGGCGGCGCCGCCGCGGTCTCGCTGATCGACCGCGAGCTGTTCATTCCGATCGTGATGGTGGTGCTCGTGGGTGTCGCGATCTTCGTCACGGTACGTCCGTCGATCGGCCTCACGCTGGCCACCCACCCGCCAACGCGGCGCAAGGTCATCCTCACGGTGGCGCTGGCGGCGGGGCTGATCGGGTTCTACGACGGTCTGCTCGGACCCGGCACCGGAACCTTTCTGATCATCACCTTCGCCACCCTGCTCGGCACCGAGTTCGTGCGCGCCGCGGCCATGGCCAAGGTGCTCAACTGCGGCTCGAACATCGGCGCCCTGCTCTTCTTCGGAGCCACCGGCCACATCCTCTGGGCGCTCGGTGCGGCGATGGCCGCGGCGAATGTGCTCGGTGCGGTGATCGGGTCGCGGATGGCGCTGCGGAAGGGCGCCGAATTCGTGCGCGTCGTGCTGCTGGTGGTGGTGATCGCGATGGTGATCCGGTTGGGCTGGCAGCAGTTCGGCTGA
- a CDS encoding glyoxalase, with amino-acid sequence MSDTAVPQLWTGDLAGTLDFYKTLGYTVTYEQTRPYVYGAVEDHGCALHFTPTPMDTDIPTERTGCLVMVDDAASRHQAFTTALRARYGKVPAKGLPRITRFRPGQSRFTVVDPAGNQLIYVQRDEPMKVEYGGSEALDGLAKVLDNARILRDFKTDYKAAFRVLEVGLGRFRLEAPRLDVARALGALAELAVATDDPDHAARFHAELRAMRLSDAERAAVADELRASDDLAAWLSET; translated from the coding sequence ATGTCCGACACGGCGGTGCCGCAGCTCTGGACCGGCGATCTGGCCGGAACGCTGGATTTCTACAAGACGCTCGGCTACACGGTGACCTATGAGCAGACCCGCCCCTATGTCTACGGCGCGGTCGAAGACCACGGCTGCGCACTGCATTTCACGCCGACGCCGATGGACACCGACATACCCACCGAACGCACCGGCTGCCTTGTGATGGTCGACGATGCCGCGAGCAGGCATCAAGCGTTCACCACGGCGCTGCGCGCCAGGTACGGCAAGGTTCCCGCGAAGGGACTGCCGCGAATCACCCGCTTCCGGCCCGGGCAGAGCCGGTTCACGGTGGTCGACCCGGCAGGCAACCAGCTGATCTATGTCCAGCGTGACGAACCCATGAAAGTCGAGTACGGCGGGTCGGAGGCGCTGGATGGCCTGGCGAAGGTTCTGGACAACGCCCGCATCCTGCGTGATTTCAAGACCGACTACAAGGCGGCCTTCCGCGTGCTCGAGGTCGGTCTCGGCCGCTTCCGCCTGGAGGCGCCCCGCCTGGATGTCGCCCGGGCACTGGGAGCGCTCGCCGAACTGGCCGTCGCGACCGACGATCCCGACCACGCCGCACGGTTCCACGCCGAGCTGCGCGCGATGCGATTGTCCGACGCGGAACGAGCCGCCGTCGCCGACGAGCTGCGCGCGTCCGACGACCTTGCCGCGTGGTTGTCCGAAACCTAG
- a CDS encoding PPOX class F420-dependent oxidoreductase: MTNALGAVAAADYVLLTTFRKDGTPVGTAVWAVSENGKLYVWTVTDSWKVKRLRRNPAVTVQPCGATGKPHGEVVEATARILDADGTERVRKLLRRKYWLTGPLIILGSNLRRGKSGTIGIEITPAA, from the coding sequence ATGACGAATGCGCTGGGAGCTGTCGCTGCGGCCGACTACGTGCTGCTCACCACGTTCCGCAAGGACGGCACTCCGGTCGGCACCGCCGTGTGGGCGGTATCCGAGAACGGCAAACTGTACGTCTGGACGGTGACCGACAGCTGGAAGGTCAAGCGGCTGCGCCGCAACCCGGCGGTCACCGTGCAACCCTGTGGTGCCACGGGCAAGCCGCACGGCGAGGTGGTCGAAGCGACCGCGCGGATCCTCGACGCCGACGGCACGGAACGGGTGCGCAAACTGCTGCGGCGCAAGTACTGGCTCACCGGCCCGCTGATCATCCTCGGCAGCAACCTGCGCCGCGGCAAGTCCGGCACCATCGGCATCGAGATCACGCCCGCGGCCTGA
- a CDS encoding response regulator transcription factor — MPITVLVVDDQELMRMGLKMVLGAHPDIEVIGEAANGAAAVARAAELRPDVVLMDVRMPVVDGVAATSRIVEAGYGSRVLVMTTFDLDEHALGALRAGASGFLLKDTPPEDLVSAIRSVAAGDAVVSPKVTKRLLDRLIAEDPARTRDPGVLDVLTAREREVLEQIAAGRSNAEIAEQLYLSEATVKTHVGRVLTKLGLRDRVQAVVLAYETGLVRPGG; from the coding sequence GTGCCGATCACCGTTCTCGTAGTCGATGACCAGGAACTCATGCGTATGGGGTTGAAGATGGTGCTCGGCGCGCACCCCGATATCGAAGTGATCGGCGAGGCGGCCAACGGCGCTGCCGCGGTCGCCAGGGCAGCCGAGCTGCGGCCCGACGTCGTGCTGATGGACGTGCGGATGCCGGTTGTCGACGGCGTCGCCGCCACCAGCCGCATCGTGGAGGCAGGGTACGGCAGCCGGGTGCTGGTCATGACGACCTTCGACCTCGACGAGCACGCACTCGGCGCGCTGCGTGCGGGGGCGAGCGGATTCCTCTTGAAGGACACCCCGCCGGAGGACCTCGTCTCGGCCATCCGCAGTGTCGCCGCGGGTGACGCGGTGGTCTCTCCGAAGGTGACCAAACGCCTGTTGGACCGGCTCATCGCGGAAGATCCGGCGCGCACCCGCGATCCAGGTGTGCTCGATGTGCTCACCGCCCGCGAGCGCGAGGTGCTCGAGCAGATCGCGGCAGGGCGCTCCAACGCCGAGATCGCCGAGCAGCTGTACCTCTCCGAGGCCACGGTCAAGACACACGTCGGCCGGGTGCTCACCAAACTCGGTCTGCGGGATCGGGTTCAGGCGGTCGTCCTGGCCTACGAAACCGGCCTGGTGCGCCCAGGCGGCTGA
- the map gene encoding type I methionyl aminopeptidase has protein sequence MVELKSPAEIARMRVAGRFVADVLTELREHARVGVNLLELEAYVRERIRERGAESCYWDYAPSFGRGPFRNTVCLSVNDAVLHGLPFDYALCDGDVLTMDLAAGVDGWVADSATTVVVGTAAPEDVRLVRATEEALAAAIAVAVPGNRIGDISAAIAAVARDYGYPVNTEFGGHGLGRTMHEDPHVANTGRPGRGYRLRPGLTIAIEPWFARTTDRIVTDPDGWTIRSADGSRTAHSEHTVAITPEGPEVLTAAA, from the coding sequence ATGGTCGAGTTGAAGAGCCCCGCGGAGATCGCGCGGATGCGAGTGGCGGGGCGCTTCGTCGCCGATGTGCTCACCGAACTGCGCGAACACGCGCGAGTCGGGGTGAACCTGCTCGAGCTGGAGGCCTATGTCCGGGAACGTATTCGCGAGCGCGGAGCGGAGTCCTGCTACTGGGACTATGCGCCGTCGTTCGGGCGCGGGCCGTTCCGCAACACCGTCTGCCTGTCGGTGAATGATGCCGTCCTGCACGGACTCCCGTTCGACTACGCCCTGTGCGACGGCGACGTGCTGACCATGGACCTCGCCGCCGGTGTCGACGGCTGGGTCGCGGATTCGGCGACCACCGTCGTGGTCGGCACCGCCGCGCCCGAGGATGTGCGGTTGGTCCGCGCCACCGAGGAGGCGCTGGCGGCAGCGATCGCGGTCGCGGTGCCGGGTAACCGCATCGGCGACATCTCCGCCGCCATCGCCGCCGTGGCACGGGACTACGGCTACCCGGTGAACACCGAGTTCGGCGGCCACGGCCTGGGTCGCACCATGCACGAGGACCCGCATGTGGCCAACACGGGCCGTCCGGGGCGCGGCTACCGGTTGCGCCCGGGACTCACCATCGCGATCGAACCCTGGTTCGCGCGCACGACCGACCGTATCGTCACGGACCCGGATGGCTGGACCATCCGGTCGGCGGATGGCTCGCGCACTGCCCATTCCGAACACACTGTCGCGATCACGCCAGAGGGGCCGGAGGTGCTGACCGCAGCGGCCTGA